A part of Myxococcus landrumus genomic DNA contains:
- a CDS encoding SanA/YdcF family protein, whose translation MKPTRASGIWARRALVLLLVGTVGLLVLSYLVRVSYEERIVPLEEAPDAPVALVFGAGLAPGAVPSPVLAQRLDMAMALWRAGKVRAVLVSGDEVKPFHHETRAMRRYLLARGVPEDVVLGDEAGLSTYDSCLRARAVFGASKALLVTQRFHLPRALFIANSVGIDAWGVAADEGRSTPWRYTVRETLSRVLALGMVVLKVEPVYPTGRAAVPKG comes from the coding sequence ATGAAGCCAACCCGAGCGAGCGGTATCTGGGCGCGCAGGGCCCTTGTCCTCCTGCTCGTGGGCACGGTGGGCCTGCTCGTCCTCTCGTACCTGGTGCGAGTGAGCTACGAGGAGCGCATCGTGCCGTTGGAAGAGGCGCCGGATGCGCCCGTGGCGCTGGTGTTCGGCGCGGGGCTGGCGCCGGGCGCGGTGCCCTCTCCGGTGCTGGCGCAGCGGCTGGACATGGCGATGGCCCTGTGGCGCGCGGGCAAGGTGCGTGCGGTGCTGGTGAGTGGGGACGAGGTGAAGCCGTTCCACCACGAGACGCGAGCCATGCGGCGCTACCTGCTGGCGCGGGGCGTGCCGGAGGACGTGGTGCTGGGCGATGAGGCGGGGCTGTCGACGTATGACAGTTGCCTGCGGGCGCGCGCGGTGTTCGGGGCGAGCAAGGCGTTGCTGGTGACGCAGCGCTTTCATCTGCCCAGGGCGCTGTTCATCGCCAACTCGGTGGGTATCGACGCGTGGGGCGTGGCGGCGGACGAGGGCCGCTCGACGCCTTGGCGGTACACGGTGCGCGAGACGCTGTCCCGGGTGCTGGCGCTGGGGATGGTGGTGCTGAAGGTGGAGCCCGTCTACCCCACGGGCCGCGCGGCGGTCCCCAAGGGCTGA
- a CDS encoding response regulator transcription factor: MTPAGPVLIVEDDLDIREALQAYLELQGYSVRAAGDGREALGHLAASPRPALILLDMGLPVMDGHRVLTARGSEPALSRVPVVILSADTERMSPRDRAVYAASQGVAAFLPKPVDPRRLLETLRRLLPGQAGAQPDAPA, translated from the coding sequence ATGACCCCCGCTGGCCCCGTGCTCATCGTCGAGGACGACCTGGACATCCGTGAGGCGCTCCAGGCCTACCTGGAGCTCCAGGGGTATTCCGTGCGTGCGGCCGGGGATGGGCGGGAGGCGCTGGGGCACCTGGCGGCCTCGCCGCGTCCGGCGCTCATCCTGTTGGACATGGGGCTGCCGGTGATGGACGGGCACCGGGTGCTGACGGCGCGGGGGAGTGAGCCGGCGCTCTCGCGGGTGCCCGTCGTCATCCTGTCGGCGGACACGGAGAGGATGAGTCCTCGGGACAGAGCGGTGTACGCGGCCAGCCAGGGAGTGGCGGCGTTCCTGCCGAAGCCGGTGGACCCTCGGCGGCTGCTGGAGACGCTCCGGCGGCTGTTGCCGGGGCAGGCCGGGGCCCAGCCGGACGCGCCGGCCTGA
- a CDS encoding flavin reductase family protein → MIAPRILYFGTPVALLSTVREDGSPNLTPFSSVWALDDRLVLGLGLMGQGLANLERTGEAVVNLPSAAQWPHVERIAPTTGRFPVPEEKRAMGYQHEPRKFERAGLTPLPSGTVAPPRVAECPLQFEAVLLAAHRSTPAPGEAESSFAMVELRVTRVHAHEDITVPGTHHIDVTRWQPLLYVFRHYVGTGPGLGRNFRAET, encoded by the coding sequence GTGATTGCACCTCGCATCCTCTACTTCGGGACTCCCGTGGCGCTGCTGAGCACCGTGCGGGAGGACGGCTCGCCGAACCTGACGCCGTTCTCCTCGGTGTGGGCGCTCGATGACCGGCTCGTGCTGGGGCTGGGGTTGATGGGGCAGGGGCTGGCGAACCTGGAGCGCACGGGTGAGGCCGTGGTGAACCTGCCTTCCGCGGCGCAGTGGCCGCATGTGGAGCGCATCGCGCCCACCACGGGCCGCTTCCCCGTGCCCGAGGAGAAGCGCGCCATGGGCTACCAGCATGAGCCGCGCAAGTTCGAGCGCGCGGGCCTCACGCCCTTGCCCTCGGGCACCGTGGCGCCGCCTCGCGTGGCCGAGTGTCCGCTGCAGTTCGAGGCGGTGCTGCTCGCGGCGCACCGGTCGACTCCCGCGCCTGGAGAGGCGGAGTCCTCCTTCGCCATGGTCGAATTGCGCGTCACCCGGGTGCATGCCCACGAGGACATCACCGTGCCAGGCACCCACCACATCGACGTGACGCGCTGGCAGCCGCTGCTCTACGTCTTCCGTCACTACGTCGGCACGGGCCCCGGACTGGGGCGCAATTTTCGCGCGGAGACCTGA
- a CDS encoding RrF2 family transcriptional regulator, translating into MHLTLHADYSLRVLLYLAARPERLASTQELADAYGISKHHLVRVVQTLSSEGFVEVKAGRSGGVMLARATKDIRVGKVLRAAEPDFELVECFNREKNTCPISPACGLKGVLSEAREAFLAVLDRYTLADLVGRSRKDLAELFLPASTP; encoded by the coding sequence GTGCACCTCACCCTCCACGCCGACTACTCGCTGCGCGTGCTGCTCTACCTCGCCGCGAGGCCGGAGCGGCTCGCCTCCACGCAGGAACTGGCGGACGCGTACGGCATCTCCAAGCACCACCTGGTGCGGGTGGTGCAGACGCTCTCCTCGGAGGGCTTCGTGGAGGTCAAGGCGGGGCGCTCTGGCGGAGTGATGCTGGCGCGCGCGACGAAGGACATCCGCGTGGGCAAGGTGCTGCGCGCGGCCGAGCCCGACTTCGAGCTGGTGGAGTGCTTCAACCGCGAGAAGAACACCTGCCCCATCTCGCCGGCCTGTGGCCTCAAGGGCGTGCTCTCCGAGGCGCGCGAGGCCTTCCTCGCCGTGCTGGACCGGTACACACTGGCGGACCTGGTGGGCCGCTCCCGCAAGGACCTGGCGGAGCTCTTCCTGCCCGCGTCGACGCCATGA
- a CDS encoding ADP-ribosylglycohydrolase family protein, with the protein MSLTPTERQDRFHAAFVGLAIGDALGFPLRGIPPASLARLPGLAEDFAPRPRGKFAKGQFSDDTQLLLAAAESVIREGRVEGRSAAAHLAWLWQEGIILQPPRSLAESLQRLSSGVPWMSAGASLGTLCPSVLSRSLVVGLFESGQRARLPHDAGVLTVITHKDPVCAAASAAFAQAAALGMEEEPLTPAAFCEQLSLAAAVHDKGLAEEVRHLPRLLTWDTTRALTQLRKVGVPPSELKGVDGLPSHVVPVLLTSLYAALKVPHDFREAVALVLRCGGEADVAAALTGALLGAHLGTRAIPARLRKQVLYSENLVDTADRLFRAHQVRETLATALAHQRRR; encoded by the coding sequence ATGTCGCTGACTCCCACCGAGCGCCAGGACAGGTTCCATGCGGCGTTCGTGGGGCTCGCCATTGGAGATGCGCTCGGCTTCCCGCTGCGCGGCATCCCACCGGCCAGCCTCGCGCGGCTGCCTGGGCTCGCTGAGGACTTCGCGCCTCGGCCTCGGGGGAAGTTCGCCAAGGGCCAGTTCAGCGACGACACGCAGCTGCTGCTGGCCGCGGCGGAGAGCGTCATCCGCGAGGGCCGCGTCGAGGGCCGCAGCGCGGCGGCGCACCTGGCGTGGCTGTGGCAGGAGGGCATCATCCTCCAGCCGCCTCGCAGCCTCGCGGAGTCGCTCCAGCGGCTGTCCAGCGGCGTGCCGTGGATGAGCGCGGGCGCGTCCCTGGGCACGCTGTGCCCGTCCGTGCTCAGCCGCTCGTTGGTGGTGGGCCTCTTCGAGAGCGGTCAGCGCGCGCGCCTGCCGCATGACGCGGGCGTGCTCACCGTCATCACGCACAAGGACCCGGTCTGCGCCGCCGCCTCCGCCGCTTTCGCGCAGGCCGCCGCGCTGGGCATGGAGGAAGAGCCCCTGACGCCGGCCGCGTTCTGCGAGCAGCTCTCGCTGGCGGCGGCCGTGCACGACAAGGGCCTGGCGGAAGAGGTGCGGCACCTGCCTCGGCTGCTGACGTGGGACACGACGCGGGCGCTCACGCAGCTTCGCAAGGTGGGCGTGCCCCCCAGCGAGCTCAAGGGCGTGGACGGGCTGCCCTCGCACGTGGTGCCGGTGCTCCTGACGTCGCTGTACGCCGCGCTGAAGGTGCCGCACGACTTCCGCGAGGCCGTGGCGCTGGTGCTGCGCTGTGGTGGTGAGGCGGACGTGGCCGCGGCGCTCACGGGGGCGCTGCTGGGCGCGCACCTGGGCACTCGCGCCATCCCCGCGCGACTGCGCAAGCAGGTGCTGTACTCGGAGAACCTGGTCGACACCGCGGACCGCCTCTTCCGGGCCCATCAGGTGCGCGAGACGCTGGCCACGGCGCTGGCCCACCAGCGCCGCCGCTGA
- a CDS encoding ArsR/SmtB family transcription factor translates to MPHSLDLALVASLIGDPARASMLSRLLEGPARTAGELAREARIAPQTASGHLAKLLEGQLVRVEVQGRHRYYRLAHPNVARALEALQLLAPTRLVPSRVPEPLRFARTCYDHLAGTLGVALAEAMEHRGLLESGEDSYILTPVGTRFVSKWGVDVEALSQGRRAFARRCLDWSERRAHVGGALGAALTERLFVRRWIARRPEGRGVRLTVEGRRGFDQELGLTWP, encoded by the coding sequence ATGCCGCACTCACTCGACCTGGCCCTCGTCGCGTCACTCATCGGAGACCCCGCGCGGGCGAGCATGCTGTCGCGCCTGTTGGAAGGTCCGGCGAGGACGGCGGGAGAGCTGGCGCGAGAAGCCCGCATCGCTCCGCAGACGGCGAGCGGCCACCTCGCGAAGCTGCTGGAAGGCCAACTCGTGCGCGTGGAGGTGCAGGGCCGCCACCGCTACTACCGGCTGGCCCACCCGAACGTGGCGCGAGCCCTGGAGGCCCTCCAGCTCCTCGCACCGACGCGCCTCGTCCCCTCGCGAGTGCCCGAGCCGCTGCGCTTCGCACGCACCTGCTACGACCACCTCGCGGGCACGCTGGGCGTGGCCCTCGCGGAAGCAATGGAGCACCGAGGCCTGCTGGAGTCCGGCGAGGACAGCTACATCCTGACGCCCGTCGGCACGCGCTTCGTCTCGAAGTGGGGCGTGGATGTGGAGGCGCTGTCCCAAGGCCGGCGCGCCTTCGCACGCCGTTGCCTGGACTGGAGCGAGCGCCGTGCCCACGTGGGCGGTGCACTGGGCGCCGCGTTGACGGAGCGCCTCTTCGTGCGGCGTTGGATTGCACGCCGGCCCGAGGGCCGCGGAGTGCGGCTCACCGTCGAGGGCCGGCGAGGCTTCGACCAGGAACTGGGGCTGACCTGGCCGTGA
- a CDS encoding F0F1 ATP synthase subunit epsilon, with protein MAKLTVEIVTPEKRILSVQADEAVVPGGKGLFGVRPGHTPFLSLMEPGALTLVEGGKRDAYFVAGGFVEVANDKVLVLADAAEHVSGIDVDGARKRMTEAQERLKGLSSEDARYELEQATVRREAARIGAAGARG; from the coding sequence ATGGCCAAGCTGACTGTGGAGATTGTCACCCCCGAGAAGCGCATCCTGTCGGTGCAGGCCGACGAGGCGGTTGTGCCCGGTGGGAAGGGCCTGTTTGGCGTGCGGCCGGGCCACACCCCGTTCCTGTCGCTGATGGAGCCGGGCGCGCTGACGCTGGTGGAGGGCGGCAAGCGCGACGCGTACTTCGTCGCCGGCGGCTTCGTGGAAGTGGCCAACGACAAGGTGCTGGTGCTGGCGGACGCCGCCGAGCACGTGTCCGGCATCGACGTGGACGGCGCGCGCAAGCGCATGACCGAGGCGCAGGAGCGCCTGAAGGGCCTGTCCTCCGAGGACGCCCGCTACGAGCTGGAGCAGGCCACGGTGCGCCGCGAGGCGGCCCGCATCGGCGCCGCTGGCGCTCGGGGCTGA
- the atpG gene encoding ATP synthase F1 subunit gamma, translating into MASLRDIRKRIRSVKNTRQITKAMKMVSAAKLRKAQDAILAARPYATMLEQIIADLSARSGDDNLTHPLLAARPVKRVELITLTSDRGLAGGFNSNVTRRANRFLYENTGLESVQISTVGRKGNDFFRNRNQNVRKDFGGLYQRLNYRAAADIAEELVASYLNGEVDAVHIVYNEFISAINQKVVVTQLLPLQTLGTGGAPSEGAASMVDFKYEPDRQAVLDRLVPQAVNIKFYRALLESVASEHGARMSAMENATSNASDMISSLTLTYNRTRQAVITKELMEIVSGAEALK; encoded by the coding sequence ATGGCGTCCCTTCGCGACATCCGCAAGCGCATCCGCTCGGTGAAGAACACGCGGCAGATCACCAAGGCCATGAAGATGGTCTCCGCCGCGAAGCTGCGCAAGGCGCAGGACGCCATCCTCGCCGCCCGTCCGTACGCGACGATGCTGGAGCAGATCATCGCGGACCTGTCGGCGCGCTCTGGTGACGACAACCTCACCCACCCGCTGCTGGCGGCCCGTCCCGTCAAGCGCGTGGAGCTCATCACCCTGACGTCGGACCGCGGCCTCGCCGGCGGCTTCAACTCCAACGTCACCCGCCGCGCCAACCGGTTCCTGTACGAGAACACGGGCCTGGAGAGCGTGCAGATCTCCACGGTGGGCCGCAAGGGCAACGACTTCTTCCGCAACCGCAACCAGAACGTGCGCAAGGACTTCGGCGGCCTGTACCAGCGCCTGAACTACCGCGCCGCCGCGGACATCGCCGAGGAGCTGGTCGCCAGCTACCTCAATGGCGAGGTGGACGCCGTCCACATCGTCTACAACGAGTTCATCAGCGCCATTAACCAGAAGGTGGTCGTCACCCAACTGCTGCCCCTGCAGACGCTGGGCACGGGCGGGGCTCCGTCCGAGGGCGCCGCCTCCATGGTGGACTTCAAGTACGAGCCGGACCGCCAGGCCGTGCTGGACCGTCTGGTGCCCCAGGCCGTCAACATCAAGTTCTACCGCGCCCTCCTGGAGAGCGTGGCCAGCGAGCACGGCGCCCGCATGAGCGCCATGGAGAACGCCACCTCCAACGCCTCGGACATGATTTCCAGCCTGACGCTCACCTACAACCGCACCCGTCAGGCGGTCATCACCAAGGAGCTCATGGAGATCGTCTCCGGCGCCGAGGCCCTCAAGTAG
- a CDS encoding 2Fe-2S iron-sulfur cluster-binding protein: MSMTQVKHESKWYPLEPEESVLDGLLRQGVAVPNSCRAGACQSCLMRATSGDVPDAARVGLKDTLRAQGYFLACVCKPVAGTRLEVSGADALRVPACIDSVTPLSSSVLRVRLSTRTPLDYRAGQYVSLLREDGLARSYSLASLPREGLLELHVRRIPGGLMSGWLSEHARAGDSVSVQGPAGSCFYVPGRFEQPLLLAGTGTGLAPLYGIIRDALESGHTGPIWLFQGARAPEGLYLTEELRELARRHSGFHYRPSVLTGGSRDVAEGALDVLIRAECPKPAGFRAFLCGDSDLVLSLRKKLFLSGLSLKDLHADVFLPSTPRAEASGAR; encoded by the coding sequence ATGTCCATGACCCAGGTGAAGCACGAGTCGAAGTGGTATCCGCTCGAGCCCGAGGAGAGCGTCTTGGACGGGCTCCTGCGTCAGGGCGTGGCCGTGCCGAACTCCTGCCGCGCGGGGGCGTGCCAGTCCTGCCTCATGCGCGCGACCTCCGGCGACGTGCCGGACGCCGCGCGCGTGGGGCTCAAGGACACGCTGCGCGCGCAGGGCTACTTCCTCGCCTGTGTCTGCAAGCCCGTCGCGGGCACGCGCCTGGAGGTCTCCGGCGCGGACGCGCTGCGAGTCCCCGCGTGCATCGACTCCGTGACGCCGCTGTCCTCGAGCGTGCTGCGCGTGAGGCTGTCCACCCGCACGCCCCTGGACTACCGGGCGGGGCAGTACGTGTCGCTGCTGCGGGAGGATGGACTCGCCCGCAGCTACTCCCTGGCGAGCCTGCCGCGCGAGGGGCTGCTGGAGTTGCACGTGCGCCGCATCCCGGGCGGGCTGATGAGCGGCTGGCTGTCGGAGCACGCCCGCGCGGGTGACAGCGTGTCGGTGCAGGGGCCCGCGGGAAGCTGCTTCTATGTCCCTGGCCGCTTCGAGCAACCCCTGCTGCTCGCGGGGACGGGGACGGGCCTGGCGCCGCTGTACGGCATCATTCGCGACGCGCTGGAGTCAGGCCACACCGGCCCCATCTGGCTCTTCCAGGGCGCTCGCGCGCCGGAGGGGCTCTATCTCACCGAGGAACTGCGCGAGCTTGCACGTCGGCACTCGGGTTTCCACTACCGGCCGAGCGTGTTGACGGGAGGCAGCCGGGACGTGGCCGAGGGCGCGCTCGACGTGCTCATCCGCGCGGAGTGTCCCAAGCCCGCGGGCTTCCGGGCCTTCCTCTGCGGGGACTCCGATTTGGTGTTATCCCTGCGCAAGAAGCTCTTCCTCTCGGGGCTCTCGCTGAAGGACCTCCACGCGGATGTCTTCCTGCCGAGCACTCCCAGGGCGGAGGCCTCGGGAGCTCGCTGA
- a CDS encoding prohibitin family protein, whose product MKRLGMLLGLLLLGSGCGFETIPSGHGGIGFDSFGSGTQREPYGEGMHVMRPGKSLIVYDLRVQEMKDELSVLSNNGLDLRVDSSVRYRVDPAKLFELHTQTGPRYADILIAPITRSEARKVFGRYAPEEIYSTKREQIEKEIFDEVTRALKDKHVVVEAILVRDVTLPAAIREAIADKLAEEQRSQKMRFTLDKERQEADRRQIEAEGIAKYQTIVRQGLTEEYLRFKGIEATEKLAASPNAKVVIVGGGSKGNLPLVYQVGEK is encoded by the coding sequence GTGAAGCGACTGGGGATGCTGTTGGGCCTGCTGCTCTTGGGAAGTGGATGTGGTTTCGAGACCATTCCCAGCGGCCACGGGGGGATTGGCTTCGACTCGTTTGGCAGCGGCACCCAGCGCGAGCCCTATGGCGAGGGGATGCACGTGATGCGGCCGGGCAAGTCGCTCATCGTGTACGACCTGCGCGTCCAGGAGATGAAGGACGAGTTGAGCGTCCTGTCCAACAACGGCCTGGACCTGCGGGTGGACTCCAGCGTGCGCTACCGGGTGGACCCGGCGAAGCTCTTCGAGCTGCACACGCAGACGGGCCCCCGGTACGCGGACATCCTCATCGCCCCCATCACCCGCTCGGAGGCCCGCAAGGTGTTCGGCCGGTATGCGCCGGAGGAAATCTATTCCACCAAGCGCGAGCAGATCGAAAAGGAGATTTTCGACGAGGTGACCCGGGCCCTGAAGGACAAGCACGTCGTCGTGGAGGCCATCCTGGTCCGCGACGTGACGCTGCCCGCCGCCATCCGCGAGGCCATCGCCGACAAGCTGGCCGAGGAGCAGCGCAGCCAGAAGATGCGCTTCACCCTGGACAAGGAGCGCCAGGAGGCCGACCGCCGGCAGATTGAGGCCGAGGGCATCGCCAAGTACCAGACCATCGTCCGCCAGGGGCTCACCGAGGAGTACCTGCGCTTCAAGGGCATCGAGGCGACCGAGAAGCTGGCCGCCAGCCCCAACGCGAAGGTGGTCATCGTGGGCGGCGGCTCGAAGGGCAACCTGCCGCTGGTGTACCAGGTGGGCGAAAAGTAG
- a CDS encoding group I truncated hemoglobin, translated as MSTAAQQKSVYEQIGGEPAMAAAVEVFYRKVLSDERISHFFEDVDMERQASKQKAFLTMVTGGPSSYSGKDMRAGHAHLVKRGLNDVHFDAVVEHLRATLEELGVAAPLVAQVLAIAGGARADVLNR; from the coding sequence ATGAGCACGGCTGCGCAGCAGAAGAGCGTCTACGAGCAGATTGGCGGAGAGCCGGCGATGGCGGCGGCGGTGGAGGTGTTCTACCGGAAGGTGCTGTCCGACGAGCGCATCAGCCACTTCTTCGAGGACGTGGACATGGAGCGCCAGGCGTCGAAGCAGAAGGCGTTCCTGACGATGGTGACGGGCGGGCCGTCGAGCTACTCGGGGAAGGACATGCGCGCGGGCCATGCGCACCTGGTGAAGCGCGGCCTGAACGACGTGCACTTCGACGCGGTGGTGGAGCACCTGCGCGCCACGCTGGAGGAGCTGGGCGTGGCCGCGCCGCTGGTGGCGCAGGTGCTGGCCATCGCGGGTGGGGCTCGCGCGGACGTCCTCAACCGCTGA
- the atpD gene encoding F0F1 ATP synthase subunit beta produces the protein MSAQVPTTGKIIQVLGPVVDVEFPPGGLPEVYVALKVTNANLSAEQDNLVLEVAQHLGENTVRTIAMDSTEGLARGTAVKNTGAPIQVPVGKATLGRILNVTGEPVDEMGPVKAQEYWPIHRAPPPFTEQDVRVQMFETGIKVIDLLAPYTRGGKIGLFGGAGVGKTVLLQELIRNVAIERGGFSVFAGVGERTREGNDLYHEMQDTGVIKTDNLEASQAVLVYGQMNEPPGARARVALSALTMAEYFRDVEGRDVLLFVDNIFRFTQAGSEVSALLGRIPSAVGYQPTLATEMGGLQERITSTTKGSITSVQAIYVPADDLTDPAPATAFAHLDATTVLNRSIAELAIFPAVDPLDSTSRILDPGIIGQEHYAVARKVQGILQRYKELQDIIAILGMDELSEDDKLVVARARKIQKFLSQPFFVAQVFTGKEGRYVKLQDTIQGFKEIAEGKHDDIPEGAFYMAGTISEVAENARKMVA, from the coding sequence ATGAGCGCTCAAGTTCCTACGACAGGCAAAATCATCCAGGTTCTCGGCCCCGTGGTCGACGTGGAGTTTCCGCCCGGCGGTCTTCCCGAGGTGTACGTCGCCCTCAAGGTGACCAACGCCAACTTGAGCGCCGAGCAGGACAACCTGGTGCTCGAGGTGGCCCAGCACCTGGGTGAGAACACGGTGCGCACCATCGCCATGGACTCCACCGAGGGTCTGGCGCGTGGCACGGCGGTGAAGAACACGGGCGCCCCCATCCAGGTGCCGGTGGGCAAGGCGACCCTGGGCCGCATCCTGAACGTCACCGGCGAGCCGGTGGACGAGATGGGCCCCGTGAAGGCGCAGGAGTACTGGCCCATCCACCGCGCGCCCCCTCCGTTCACGGAGCAGGACGTGCGCGTGCAGATGTTCGAGACGGGCATCAAGGTCATCGACCTGCTCGCGCCCTACACCCGTGGCGGCAAGATTGGCCTGTTCGGCGGCGCCGGCGTGGGCAAGACGGTGCTCCTGCAGGAGCTCATCCGCAACGTCGCCATCGAGCGCGGCGGCTTCTCCGTGTTCGCCGGCGTCGGTGAGCGCACCCGCGAGGGCAACGACCTGTACCACGAGATGCAGGACACGGGCGTCATCAAGACCGACAACCTGGAGGCCAGCCAGGCCGTCCTCGTGTACGGCCAGATGAACGAGCCGCCTGGTGCCCGCGCCCGCGTCGCGCTCTCCGCGCTGACGATGGCCGAGTACTTCCGCGACGTGGAGGGCCGTGACGTGCTCCTCTTCGTGGACAACATCTTCCGCTTCACCCAGGCCGGCTCGGAAGTGTCCGCCCTCCTGGGCCGCATCCCGAGCGCCGTGGGTTACCAGCCCACGCTGGCCACCGAGATGGGCGGTCTGCAGGAGCGCATCACCTCCACGACCAAGGGCTCCATCACGTCCGTGCAGGCCATCTACGTGCCCGCCGACGACCTGACGGACCCGGCGCCCGCCACCGCGTTCGCCCACCTGGACGCGACGACGGTGCTCAACCGCTCCATCGCGGAGCTCGCCATCTTCCCCGCCGTGGACCCGCTCGACTCCACCAGCCGCATCCTGGACCCGGGCATCATCGGCCAGGAGCACTACGCGGTGGCTCGCAAGGTCCAGGGCATCCTGCAGCGCTACAAGGAGCTCCAGGACATCATCGCCATCCTCGGCATGGACGAGCTCTCCGAGGACGACAAGCTGGTCGTGGCGCGCGCGCGCAAGATCCAGAAGTTCCTGTCGCAGCCCTTCTTCGTGGCGCAGGTCTTCACCGGCAAGGAAGGCCGGTACGTGAAGCTCCAGGACACCATCCAGGGCTTCAAGGAGATCGCCGAGGGCAAGCACGACGACATCCCCGAGGGCGCCTTCTACATGGCGGGCACCATCAGCGAGGTCGCCGAGAACGCGCGGAAGATGGTGGCGTAG
- a CDS encoding SMI1/KNR4 family protein — MHEWLEALRKSAKAAATGVSADEVRWAETECGVPFPEDLGHLYLAFNGGEFLGEVTLFPLHGSEGAASVLEKTRLKLEGLPAAGVWRIGMKGPHRHLFSARKSAMVEQGDGGGPLPGWVEALGDEEWVYGTWDGEKREMRLYRSLRDMLDVLVPPEEVESFGERTFARAMNAVLQGALSGVAGEDEEEEQADEEDVLEEAEEEEAQRELAYEYDEDVSRGRKGTGGDRYVGDEAAGFGRAGAKAGQGKKPVARVEPKVKQAELFVRPTMQEALSKELGDEKKAVKKKAPVAQVSAPKVAAESVATKVASVEAPPAASKAKKAHKGKTGAVTVAEVAATKAPVAAVSDEATAPTKAAEKKATAPAQVAKTKAAGKKATPVKAVETKSTDKVSAPAKAVETKPAPVKAVETKSTDKVSAPAKAVETKPASKKSAPVKAAETKPVGKKSTPVKAAATKPASKKASPAKAIEKKAAAKKAAPAKAPAKKAAAKKAPAKKAPVKVAKKTPAKAAKKVPAQKSAAKAGAKKGAVKTPAAKKGAAKKAAPSKNAAKAKKAKPRK, encoded by the coding sequence CTCGGCCACTTGTACCTGGCTTTCAACGGCGGCGAGTTCCTGGGGGAAGTGACCCTCTTTCCGCTGCATGGCTCCGAGGGCGCCGCGAGCGTCCTGGAGAAGACGCGGCTGAAGCTGGAGGGCCTCCCGGCGGCGGGTGTGTGGCGCATCGGGATGAAGGGGCCTCACCGGCACCTGTTCTCCGCGCGCAAGTCGGCCATGGTGGAGCAGGGCGACGGCGGCGGACCGTTGCCGGGCTGGGTCGAGGCGCTGGGTGACGAGGAGTGGGTCTACGGCACCTGGGATGGCGAGAAGCGCGAGATGCGGCTGTACCGCTCGCTGCGGGACATGCTCGACGTGCTCGTTCCTCCGGAGGAGGTCGAGAGCTTCGGGGAGCGCACCTTCGCTCGTGCGATGAATGCCGTCCTTCAGGGCGCCCTCTCCGGCGTGGCGGGCGAGGACGAGGAGGAGGAGCAGGCCGACGAGGAAGATGTCCTCGAGGAGGCCGAAGAAGAGGAGGCCCAGCGCGAGCTCGCCTATGAGTACGACGAGGACGTGTCTCGCGGCCGGAAGGGCACGGGCGGGGACCGGTACGTCGGCGATGAGGCCGCTGGGTTTGGACGCGCCGGAGCCAAGGCGGGCCAGGGGAAGAAGCCCGTCGCTCGCGTGGAGCCGAAGGTCAAGCAGGCCGAGCTCTTCGTGAGGCCGACGATGCAGGAGGCCCTGAGCAAGGAGCTGGGGGACGAGAAGAAGGCCGTGAAGAAGAAGGCCCCCGTGGCTCAGGTCTCGGCGCCGAAGGTCGCCGCTGAGTCTGTCGCGACGAAGGTGGCGTCCGTGGAAGCGCCTCCGGCGGCGTCGAAGGCGAAGAAGGCCCACAAGGGGAAGACTGGGGCGGTGACGGTCGCGGAGGTGGCTGCGACGAAGGCGCCGGTGGCGGCGGTCTCGGACGAGGCCACCGCTCCCACGAAGGCGGCGGAGAAGAAGGCCACGGCCCCCGCGCAGGTCGCGAAGACGAAGGCCGCGGGCAAGAAGGCCACGCCGGTGAAGGCGGTGGAGACGAAGTCCACGGACAAGGTCTCTGCCCCCGCGAAGGCTGTGGAGACGAAGCCCGCGCCGGTGAAGGCGGTGGAGACGAAGTCCACGGACAAGGTCTCTGCCCCCGCGAAGGCTGTGGAGACGAAGCCTGCGAGCAAGAAGTCCGCGCCGGTGAAGGCTGCGGAGACGAAGCCTGTGGGCAAGAAGTCCACGCCCGTGAAGGCTGCGGCGACGAAGCCTGCGAGCAAGAAGGCTTCGCCCGCGAAGGCTATCGAGAAGAAGGCCGCAGCCAAGAAGGCGGCTCCTGCGAAGGCCCCGGCGAAGAAGGCTGCCGCCAAGAAGGCCCCGGCGAAGAAGGCCCCTGTGAAGGTCGCCAAGAAGACACCGGCGAAGGCCGCGAAGAAGGTTCCCGCGCAGAAGTCCGCTGCGAAAGCGGGTGCCAAGAAGGGGGCTGTGAAGACTCCGGCCGCGAAGAAGGGCGCTGCGAAGAAGGCGGCTCCGTCGAAGAATGCTGCCAAGGCCAAGAAGGCCAAGCCAAGGAAGTAG